Proteins encoded in a region of the Paenibacillus sp. E222 genome:
- a CDS encoding ABC-2 family transporter protein, translated as MLYFTLASKAYSRNLQYRGAHMVHNLASAMFGYMYACLWIGIGADHSLGEYGTQGMISYIAFTQSSLWISGFLTNGLGIPLTVRTGQIALDLMRPVHLFTHLMAREWGQIAYQFVYKSIPIYLLFSIVFSLQWPSEASTLLFAAIGLAGASYLSICMNYIIGATAMWTTESSWLHWGNHAMMNLLAGFFIPLEWLPDWLERIAWLSPYPFLLYVPTRIYLGYENGSLLWGTLIWCVLMTFVCLAITQVLRRKVEVQGG; from the coding sequence ATGCTTTATTTCACTCTGGCTTCCAAAGCCTACTCCCGGAACCTGCAATACCGCGGGGCCCACATGGTACATAACCTGGCAAGCGCCATGTTCGGTTACATGTATGCCTGTCTCTGGATTGGCATCGGGGCCGATCACTCTCTCGGAGAATACGGGACACAGGGGATGATCAGTTACATTGCGTTTACGCAATCCTCGCTCTGGATCTCGGGTTTTCTCACCAATGGACTTGGTATTCCACTTACGGTCAGGACAGGGCAGATCGCGCTTGATCTCATGAGGCCGGTTCATCTGTTCACCCACCTGATGGCACGTGAATGGGGGCAGATTGCCTACCAGTTCGTGTACAAAAGCATTCCGATTTACCTGCTCTTCTCCATCGTATTTTCTCTGCAATGGCCCTCAGAAGCTTCAACCCTGTTATTTGCCGCAATTGGTCTTGCCGGCGCATCCTATTTATCCATCTGTATGAATTACATTATTGGCGCCACCGCGATGTGGACGACGGAGTCCTCCTGGCTGCATTGGGGCAATCACGCCATGATGAATCTGCTCGCTGGTTTCTTCATTCCGCTGGAATGGCTGCCAGACTGGTTGGAACGAATCGCCTGGCTATCTCCCTATCCTTTCCTGCTCTATGTTCCGACCCGAATCTATCTGGGTTATGAAAATGGCTCCTTATTATGGGGAACCTTGATTTGGTGCGTCCTCATGACATTCGTCTGTCTGGCGATCACCCAGGTACTGCGCCGTAAAGTGGAGGTGCAGGGCGGATGA
- a CDS encoding DegV family protein, with protein sequence MRKIAWVTDSTSTLDPLFAEQNHVYIVPLRIVFGEECYRETEDISSELFYEKLEGSSRASSSQPPIGEFIELYESLKGQYDEIITIHCSTALSGTLHTSMQAAEIAGVTVTAIDSRAGAYPLREMILQGLEWQKKGHTAAEIKLHIEQIIDNMSFYLIPASLQHLHRSGRVSGTQLILSQLLKIHLLLRFEEGKVVVNEKIRTFKRAKQRMLDVLKVDMGKVKHVCIMHANNQEEAVTIKQQIADLLPRLKTEIMPFIPVVGIHAGAGTIGLCWIRSETV encoded by the coding sequence ATGAGGAAAATTGCATGGGTCACGGACAGTACGAGCACACTCGATCCGCTATTTGCTGAGCAGAATCATGTGTACATTGTACCTCTGCGCATCGTTTTTGGAGAGGAATGTTATCGGGAGACAGAAGACATCTCGTCGGAATTGTTCTATGAGAAACTTGAGGGGTCTTCACGTGCAAGCAGTTCACAGCCGCCGATTGGTGAATTTATTGAACTGTATGAGTCGTTGAAAGGCCAGTACGATGAGATCATTACCATTCATTGCTCCACTGCGCTTAGCGGTACGCTGCACACATCAATGCAGGCTGCAGAGATCGCAGGGGTGACGGTTACCGCCATTGATTCCAGAGCAGGCGCGTATCCGCTGCGGGAGATGATTTTGCAAGGACTGGAATGGCAGAAGAAAGGCCATACAGCCGCCGAAATCAAACTTCACATCGAACAGATAATTGATAACATGTCCTTTTACCTCATCCCGGCCAGTCTTCAGCATTTGCACCGCAGTGGGCGGGTGTCGGGGACCCAGCTTATTCTTAGCCAATTGTTGAAAATTCATCTGCTGCTTCGATTCGAAGAGGGCAAAGTGGTTGTGAATGAGAAAATTCGTACGTTTAAACGGGCCAAACAGCGCATGCTGGATGTGCTCAAGGTGGATATGGGGAAAGTGAAGCATGTATGCATCATGCATGCGAACAATCAGGAAGAAGCCGTTACGATCAAACAGCAGATTGCAGATCTGCTTCCCCGCTTGAAGACGGAAATTATGCCTTTTATCCCTGTGGTAGGCATTCATGCAGGGGCGGGAACGATTGGGCTGTGCTGGATACGAAGCGAGACGGTATAA